One region of Brassica napus cultivar Da-Ae chromosome A10, Da-Ae, whole genome shotgun sequence genomic DNA includes:
- the LOC106371482 gene encoding GATA transcription factor 21-like has translation MGSNFHYSIDLNEDQDHHEEPFFYPLGSSSSLLHNYQVPSNSSSSSSSISSLSSYLPFLINSQDDQHVACNNTYQYEHFHLSQPLKANMFNGGSSSSSYDRMVPKKETRLKLTIRKKDHHDDQTDFLHHPTKPNSDSDKWMMSPKMRLIKKTITNNKQPTDQANNNNNRNHKEDHYPFNQKTSFEKDHDEDLKKVTTTAVTTENRYNTIKDNGYGNNNGVIRVCSDCNTTKTPLWRSGPRGPKSLCNACGIRQRKARKAAMAAAVAAGDQEVVAAQLQQIPAKKKLQSKKKRSNGGDKFNLSPPVMSKTKKCKIKEQEQEDTTTVAGDSEISKSTTSSDSSISSNKLCFNDLTIMLRKSSAYQQVFPQDEKEAAILLMALSHGMVHG, from the exons ATGGGTTCGAATTTTCATTACTCTATAGATCTAAACGAAGATCAAGACCATCATGAAGAGCCCTTTTTCTATCCTCTTGGATCCTCTTCGTCTCTTCTTCATAATTATCAAGTTCCTTCTaattcttcgtcttcttcgtcgtccaTTTCTTCTCTCTCCTCCTACCTCCCTTTCTTGATCAACTCTCAAGACGATCAACATGTTGCCTGCAACAACACTTATCAATATGAACATTTCCATCTTTCTCAACCCCTCAAG GCCAACATGTTTAACGgtggatcatcatcatcttcgtaCGATCGTATGGTGCCAAAGAAGGAGACAAGACTGAAACTAACGATAAGGAAAAAAGATCATCACGACGACCAAACTGATTTTCTTCATCACCCGACAAAACCCAATTCAGACTCCGACAAGTGGATGATGTCCCCAAAGATGCGGTTGATTAAGAAAACAATCACCAACAATAAACAGCCCACTGATCAGGCTAATAACAACAACAATCGTAATCATAAAGAAGATCACTACCCTTTTAATCAGAAGACTAGTTTCGAAAAAGATCACGATGAAGATCTCAAGAAAGTCACGACCACGGCCGTCACCACGGAAAATCGCTACAATACAATCAAGGATAATGGTTATGGTAATAACAATGGCGTGATTAGGGTTTGTTCCGATTGTAACACTACCAAGACTCCTCTTTGGCGAAGTGGGCCTCGAGGTCCCAAg tCTCTTTGTAACGCATGTGGCATAAGACAAAGAAAGGCGAGGAAGGCCGCGATGGCTGCAGCCGTCGCTGCGGGCGACCAAGAAGTGGTGGCGGCACAGCTGCAACAGATACCTGCGAAAAAGAAGTTGCAAAGCAAGAAAAAACGATCCAATGGAGGAGACAAATTTAATCTCTCTCCTCCGGTAATGTCCAAGACAAAAAAGTGCAAGATCAAAGAACAAGAACAGGAGGACACGACCACGGTTGCCGGAGATTCAGAAATCAGCAAATCAACAACCTCTTCTGATTCTTCAATCTCGTCGAACAAGCTGTGCTTCAATGACTTGACGATAATGTTGAGAAAAAGCTCAGCTTATCAACAAGTGTTCCCACAAGATGAGAAGGAAGCTGCTATATTGCTCATGGCTCTATCGCATGGAATGGTTCATGGCTGA